In Drosophila innubila isolate TH190305 chromosome 2R unlocalized genomic scaffold, UK_Dinn_1.0 1_C_2R, whole genome shotgun sequence, the following are encoded in one genomic region:
- the LOC117783449 gene encoding peptidyl-prolyl cis-trans isomerase E, protein MSNDKRTVYVGGLTDEVTERLLNNAFIPFGDIADIQMPVDYESQKHRGFAFIEYENYEDAASAIDNMNDSELCGRTIRVNLAKPVRVKEDSFKPVWADDDWLQKHAGATLPADAEAEGEKEKVETPSTGPAVIEKSEKRNPQVFFDIRIGGNDAGRIVMLLRADVVPKTAENFRQLCTHEQGYGYKGCTFHRIIPEFMCQGGDFTNNNGTGGKSIYGKKFDDENFSLKHNSFGTLSMANSGSNTNGSQFFICTTKTDWLDNKHVVFGHVISGADVVRKMERCGNKSGTPSQKIIIYACGELK, encoded by the exons ATGTCGAATGATAAGCGCACCGTTTATGTAGGTGGATTAACCGACGAGGTTACGGAAAGATTGTTGAACAATGCGTTTATACCGTTTGGTGATATAGCGGATATACAAATGCCGGTGGATTACGAGTCACAAAAACATCGTGGATTCGCATTCATTGAGTACGAGAATTACGAAGATGCCGCCTCTGCCATTGATAACATG AACGACTCGGAGCTGTGTGGACGCACGATCCGAGTGAACTTGGCCAAACCGGTGCGCGTCAAGGAAGACAGCTTCAAACCCGTGTGGGCAGATGATGACTGGCTGCAGAAGCACGCCGGTGCCACATTACCAGCGGACGCGGAGGCAGAAGGGGAAAAGGAAAAAGTGGAAACACCATCAACGGGACCAGCAGTAATTGAGAAGTCAGAGAAGCGGAATCCACAGGTGTTCTTTGATATACGAATTGGTGGCAATGATGCCGGACGCATTGTCATGCTTCTGCGTGCCGACGTGGTGCCCAAGACCGCCGAGAACTTTCGCCAGCTGTGCACACACGAGCAGGGTTATGGCTACAAGGGCTGCACCTTTCACCGCATCATTCCAGAATTT ATGTGCCAAGGCGGAGACTTTACAAATAACAACGGCACAGGTGGCAAATCCATCTATGGAAAAAAGTTTGACGACGAGAACTTTAGCCTAAAACACAACAGTTTCGGTACTCTGTCCATGGCAAATTCAGGTTCCAACACGAATGGCTCACAGTTCTTCATATGCACCACAAA AACCGACTGGTTGGACAACAAGCATGTGGTCTTTGGACATGTCATCAGCGGCGCAGACGTTGTGCGAAAAATGGAACGTTGCGGCAACAAATCTGGAACCCCTTcacaaaaaatcattatttatgcTTGCGGcgaactgaaataa